In the Methylophilus sp. 5 genome, one interval contains:
- a CDS encoding ABC transporter substrate-binding protein, with product MTTTHTIDQLWFTRCPVPTATGLAYKLGWLSEEFARDNINIATLQEAPKELSKHHYDHALPSLIREGGNLLALAAKAQGAPTKLIGLTWIDEWQAILVRPDSGITEPAQLKGLRLALPAFIEHPIASHVRGSSIARGMSLHGYKGALNIAGLTLDDVTLVEVPAGSGNRNGLGELWSGLDALIEGKVDAVYVKGASAVDAAKRVGAVVGIDLDSYPALSSRVNNGTPRPITVHQSLLDNHYDLVVRFLYQTLRAAEWAKSNLNGVRDILASETRSGEDGVATAYGEHFHLQLAPDLSPERIELFRQQKNFMLVHGLLDKDFDLDAWIDIRPLRDAEQQLHQYAAVA from the coding sequence GTGACCACAACACACACTATTGACCAACTCTGGTTTACGCGTTGCCCGGTGCCGACCGCCACAGGCCTGGCCTATAAGTTAGGCTGGCTCAGCGAAGAGTTCGCGCGCGACAACATTAATATTGCCACCTTGCAAGAGGCGCCCAAAGAGTTGTCTAAACATCATTATGATCACGCGTTGCCTAGCTTGATTCGTGAAGGCGGCAATTTGCTGGCGCTGGCGGCCAAAGCGCAAGGCGCACCCACCAAACTCATCGGCCTGACCTGGATTGACGAGTGGCAAGCGATTTTGGTACGGCCAGATAGCGGCATTACCGAGCCTGCGCAATTAAAAGGCTTGCGCCTGGCATTGCCTGCTTTTATTGAGCACCCGATTGCCAGCCATGTGCGTGGCAGCAGTATCGCTCGTGGCATGAGTTTGCATGGCTATAAAGGTGCATTGAATATTGCCGGATTAACATTGGATGATGTCACGCTGGTGGAGGTGCCTGCTGGCAGTGGCAACCGCAATGGTCTGGGTGAATTGTGGTCTGGCCTGGATGCACTGATTGAAGGCAAGGTGGATGCCGTGTATGTAAAAGGCGCGTCTGCTGTAGATGCTGCGAAACGTGTCGGCGCGGTGGTCGGCATAGACCTCGATAGTTATCCTGCGTTGTCTAGCCGTGTGAATAATGGCACGCCGCGGCCGATTACCGTGCATCAGTCATTGCTGGACAATCATTATGACCTGGTGGTGCGTTTTCTCTACCAGACCTTACGGGCGGCAGAGTGGGCCAAGAGCAACCTCAACGGTGTGCGTGACATTCTGGCATCCGAAACCCGTTCTGGCGAAGACGGTGTGGCCACCGCTTATGGTGAACACTTTCATTTGCAGTTGGCGCCGGATTTGTCGCCAGAGCGCATAGAACTGTTCCGCCAACAAAAGAACTTCATGCTGGTGCATGGCCTGCTGGATAAAGACTTTGACCTCGATGCGTGGATTGATATTAGGCCGCTGCGTGATGCCGAACAACAACTGCATCAATATGCGGCAGTTGCCTAA
- a CDS encoding class II aldolase/adducin family protein, whose protein sequence is MTVVTINTELDLERYVSETVAEAKLAFDVFRETDTITANGTVGFVHRVPGQDKLIIVNDPGPFNKGKPIEATVVGFDGTVVSGKGSGAGAGRYTKLFQVRPEVTTISHIHSTYLGAWAQTHRTLPIRYVPVQRFNLIKELPIYIDRRQQEVDFILDQIAINPHHTAILEANGGSTVWGKQGLRKLAEFILLLEEGAKLQTLAEALGGSREYGPGVLKQQWKMSKLYDQAKEEGLLRPSDL, encoded by the coding sequence ATGACTGTCGTGACTATTAATACCGAACTGGATCTGGAACGTTACGTGAGTGAGACTGTGGCAGAAGCCAAACTGGCATTTGACGTGTTTCGTGAGACGGACACCATCACTGCCAATGGCACTGTAGGCTTTGTACACCGCGTGCCAGGCCAGGACAAGTTGATCATCGTCAATGATCCGGGCCCGTTTAACAAAGGCAAGCCGATTGAAGCCACCGTGGTTGGGTTTGATGGCACCGTAGTGAGCGGTAAAGGCAGCGGCGCCGGCGCTGGCCGTTACACCAAGTTGTTTCAGGTGCGGCCAGAAGTAACCACTATTTCGCACATACATTCCACTTATTTGGGTGCCTGGGCGCAAACACATCGCACCTTGCCAATTCGTTATGTACCCGTGCAGCGTTTTAACCTGATTAAAGAATTACCGATTTATATTGATCGCCGTCAGCAAGAGGTTGATTTTATTTTAGACCAGATTGCGATTAACCCGCATCACACCGCCATCCTCGAAGCCAATGGTGGTTCCACGGTGTGGGGCAAACAAGGCTTGCGCAAATTGGCCGAGTTTATTTTGTTACTGGAAGAGGGCGCTAAATTGCAGACATTGGCAGAGGCCTTGGGTGGTTCGCGTGAATATGGCCCAGGCGTATTAAAGCAGCAATGGAAAATGTCCAAGCTGTATGACCAAGCCAAAGAAGAAGGCTTGTTACGTCCATCTGACTTGTAA
- a CDS encoding sigma-54-dependent Fis family transcriptional regulator: MSAQRWDIRDSYTERTDHVITHPNPSAVSLSVRASALVFSDPKSQNLLSLIERIASSNATALIIGETGTGKELIARHIHSLSNRRNGPFQAINCGAFSETLVESELFGYEKGAFTGANASKVGWFETANGGTLFLDEIGDLPQSTQVKLLRVLQEREVVRVGARKPIPIDVRLIAATNVNLEEAVKAGRFREDLYYRIKVVPIELLPLRERRGDILPLVEHFLTVYRNKLNTSDHKLAPETTSLLMEYPWPGNIRELENVIHRAVLVSTSDTLYPKDLNLPKISFNRPELTADEDSGYSAPLPGRVSYERQSALYKLESILEELFEQGPENLYELINGTTVSKAYAHSKNNQVHAAKLLGISRNILRARLKELNLIA, encoded by the coding sequence ATGAGCGCACAACGATGGGATATCCGCGATTCGTACACCGAACGTACCGATCATGTGATCACACACCCGAATCCGTCTGCCGTCAGCTTGTCCGTGCGGGCAAGTGCACTGGTGTTCAGCGATCCCAAATCACAAAACTTGCTGTCTTTGATCGAACGGATTGCCTCCAGCAATGCGACCGCACTGATCATTGGTGAAACAGGCACCGGCAAAGAGCTGATTGCCCGTCATATTCACTCGCTCAGCAACCGCAGAAACGGGCCGTTTCAGGCAATTAATTGCGGTGCCTTCTCAGAGACCCTGGTTGAAAGCGAATTATTTGGCTACGAAAAAGGCGCGTTTACCGGCGCCAATGCGTCCAAAGTCGGCTGGTTTGAAACCGCCAACGGCGGCACCTTATTTTTGGATGAAATCGGTGACTTGCCGCAATCGACCCAGGTGAAGTTATTACGTGTCTTGCAAGAACGTGAAGTGGTACGCGTAGGCGCCAGAAAGCCGATCCCGATTGATGTGCGCCTGATTGCAGCCACCAACGTCAACCTGGAAGAAGCCGTCAAAGCCGGACGCTTCCGCGAAGACTTGTACTACCGGATTAAAGTCGTGCCAATTGAACTGCTGCCATTGCGCGAGCGTCGCGGCGACATTTTGCCGTTAGTTGAGCACTTTTTAACTGTTTATCGCAACAAGTTGAATACATCTGACCACAAACTGGCGCCTGAAACCACCTCGCTACTGATGGAGTATCCATGGCCAGGCAATATTCGTGAGCTGGAAAACGTCATCCACCGTGCGGTGTTGGTGAGCACATCGGATACGCTGTACCCCAAAGATTTGAACCTGCCTAAAATCAGCTTTAACCGGCCGGAGTTAACGGCAGATGAAGACAGCGGCTATTCAGCACCACTGCCGGGCCGCGTCAGCTACGAGCGCCAAAGTGCGCTCTACAAACTGGAAAGCATACTCGAGGAGTTATTTGAGCAAGGGCCTGAAAACTTGTATGAACTGATTAATGGCACCACCGTCAGCAAGGCGTATGCGCATAGCAAAAACAATCAGGTACACGCAGCAAAACTACTCGGCATCAGCAGGAATATCCTGCGCGCCAGGTTAAAAGAACTCAACCTGATCGCATAA
- a CDS encoding NAD(P)H-dependent oxidoreductase codes for MPRIIGVSGNITAPSRTLSLVEAAVAKASQKFHSPGEVIDIAKLAADLGPTVSFNQFPPALTQAYDKLHQADIIIIGTPVYKASYTGLLKHFFDLVDPKKLTGKVAILVATGGSDHHALVLESHLRSLASFFGMYTIPTTIYARDAEFTDYQLDSTVIEQRIDQALAQAAVLIKQNVPEALVA; via the coding sequence ATGCCAAGAATCATTGGAGTCTCTGGAAATATCACGGCGCCCTCCAGAACGCTATCGCTGGTGGAGGCTGCCGTTGCCAAGGCGAGCCAAAAGTTTCATAGTCCGGGTGAGGTGATTGATATTGCCAAACTGGCCGCAGACCTGGGGCCTACCGTGTCATTTAACCAGTTTCCGCCTGCCTTGACGCAGGCTTACGATAAACTGCATCAGGCAGATATCATCATCATAGGCACGCCCGTATATAAAGCCTCCTACACCGGTTTACTCAAACACTTTTTTGATCTGGTAGACCCGAAAAAACTCACCGGTAAAGTGGCTATTTTAGTCGCCACCGGCGGCAGTGATCATCATGCGCTGGTGCTCGAGTCCCACTTAAGAAGCCTGGCCAGTTTTTTCGGCATGTATACCATTCCGACCACGATTTATGCCAGAGATGCTGAGTTCACTGACTATCAACTAGACAGCACCGTGATTGAGCAACGCATTGATCAGGCATTGGCGCAAGCAGCTGTGTTAATCAAGCAGAATGTGCCAGAAGCGCTGGTGGCTTAA